A genomic stretch from Candidatus Nitrososphaera gargensis Ga9.2 includes:
- a CDS encoding Lrp/AsnC family transcriptional regulator: MDQTDVKILKRLLHDARMSYRKVAEDIGVSPPTVLARVSKMEKEGIIKSYSALLDHEKLGYDLTAIIDITATKGKIVDLERQIAKFPNVCAVYDITGLTDMTIIAKFKNRAELSNFVKKDLSLPYVERTNTHVVLVTVKEDFRFVDT; the protein is encoded by the coding sequence ATGGATCAAACAGATGTAAAGATACTAAAGAGGTTATTGCATGATGCCAGAATGTCGTACCGCAAGGTGGCCGAGGATATCGGGGTCTCGCCTCCTACCGTCCTTGCAAGGGTTTCCAAGATGGAAAAAGAGGGCATAATCAAGTCATATTCTGCTTTGCTTGATCATGAAAAGCTTGGATACGATCTGACGGCTATCATAGACATCACGGCAACAAAGGGCAAGATAGTAGACCTTGAAAGGCAGATAGCCAAGTTCCCAAACGTGTGTGCAGTATACGACATTACCGGGCTGACAGACATGACCATAATAGCTAAGTTCAAGAACCGCGCAGAGCTTTCCAATTTCGTGAAAAAGGACCTGTCGCTGCCGTATGTTGAGCGCACCAACACACATGTGGT